A segment of the Cenarchaeum symbiosum A genome:
GACATCATGGATGTCTTTACCCTCATCTGGCAGTCGGAGGACCGGCTGGCGGAGATGAAGGCGGACATGCTGCGGCTGCTGTCCAAGTACCACGGGCAGGAGCACCCACAAAAATATGTGGAGCAGGCATTTGCAAAGGTAAGCCAGAGTGACTGCGATGATGCCGCAAAGCCCCTCGGCATAGATCCTGCCATGATAACAGATGCGCTGGACAACTTTGCCAGGCTGCCCGTTTAGGACGGCCGCTAAACCCGGTCCACGCCGGGCCCTGATCTGCCGGACCCGTGCTCTTTTGCGCGGAGAACAATTCTTGCCGCCGGAACGTATTGTGTAATCCTTACTACCGCGCACACGGTCAAATGAGACCCATGTTTCTATAATATTCGGTTATCAGGCGCATGGCCTCGTCTGGCGTCGTGCTCGTATCATCCGTTACCCGGTGCATCGTATCCTCCCCACACCTGTGGCAGTATGCATGTGGGATGCCTTCTGGACTTTCTATCATGTACGCATGGGATGAAAATCTGCATTTCCAACACTCGATCCGGGTCAGGGGGAAAGTCCACAGCTTGTCTCCGAGCATGTGCGCTGTGTACTGCATTCCACTCTGTTTGATCCTTGTCTTGGCACCGTGATCCATGCAGTTTGTACTTGCTTTCTCCAATAAAAGAATTTCATCCAACACTATATGGGCCGCATGGCCGGGCTTTGTGTTATCTACCATGTCGTCCCCCGGGTTAACCCCGGGGCTTTTTGTGCTTGACAGAATTTGTGTGGGAAATCGAAATATCCTTGACGCTTGGCGGGTGACCATACCCCGTCTCCTGACGCAAGCGCCCCGGACATGACCTGCGCCTGCGCGTGGTCCGGCGGTGCCAGGGAAGCGGGCTGTACCATCTTTATGACCGCCGGGCACCGTCTCGCCTGTTGGCAGGCGCTTTAGGCGCGCTCAGTTAAATACTATCGAGTTCCTATCCCTGATATGAATATGGCACTCGCCGCGGTACTACCGCTGCTCCTTGCAGGCGGGATGGCCTCGTCTTCTGCGGTTACATGGGATGAGAGCACCTGGGATGAAGACCTCTACTTTGCCGCCGCAGTAGACGGGTCGATGGCCCACCTCAGGGCGCTTGATCTCAACCTACAGGACAGGAACGGGCCGCTGGCCGAGGCGCATGCCTTGCACCTGATGCTCTTAGAATACCCCAAGATGGAGTGGCAACTGCAGGCCGATCCCGACTTTGACGAGAGGCTCGTGCAGACGCTGCAGGATGTGCAGGTCAGGGCCACAATCAAGGCCGATCCGGAAGATGCCCAGGCTTCAATGGATGATGCAGCCGCCATTTTAGAAGAAGCCCGGATGCTCGTAGTCGGGGACGAGCTTAGCAGGGACAAGGATTTCAAGCTCTCCGTGATAGTGGAGCTGCTCAAGATGGCAAAGTTCTTTTACGATGTGGGCGTATCTGACGGGGAGGTAGTCGCCTTGGCAGAGTTCCAACAGTCCTCGGCGCTTGTGTGGAGGTCAGATCAAATCCTGTCTGGATTCTCAGGGGACCTGCACAGCGGGGACCTTGTAAGGGTGAATGGACTCCTCGAGGAGATCGACCGCAGCTTCAGCGCTAGAAGCAATCCGGACTTTGTACTCTTACAGATGGACGCCCTGATCAAGGTGTTGGAATCCAACGTTGACCGGATGCCGGGTGAGATGATGGATGATAAAATGATGGATGAAAAGATGATGGACGACGGGCACATGGCAGGCGATGAGCACATGGATGACGGGCACATGGAAGATGAGATGATGGGCGACAACATGATGGACGATGACAAGATGATGGGCGACAACATGATGGATGGTGATGAGATGATGGGCGACAACATGATGGACGATGACAAGATGATGGATGACCGCATGATGGGCGACAAGATGATGGATGACCGCATGATGGGCGACAAGATGATGGATGACCGCATGATGGGCGACAAGATGATGGATGACCGCATGATGGGCGACAAGATGATGGACGGCATGGTGCTTCCGCCTCTCAAGCAGATTATGGCAGGCGTTGAGCCGGCAGAGATAGAATGCATGGACGGCTTTGAGCTGCTCTTTGGACCCTCGGGTAGGCCTGCCTGCATAATGGAGGATACCGTCTCCCGGCTGGTCCAGGCCGGCTGGACCAGTTGAGCTGTACAGTGAATCTAGCATAGAACCTAGTTGCAATCAGTCAAGAACCGGGGCTCTGCGACATCTGGGTGTTCCCACTAGGACGGAATAAATGGTTAAATGAAACTCTCCCAGATCCATGCCATGAAGATGGTGGCTGCGATCCTGCCTCTGCTACTTGCGGGCGGCATGGCCGCGTCATCAGCCGAATCATGGGGGGATGAGCTCGAGTTCTCCTCTGCGGTGGAGGAATCACTGAGCCACTACCATGCCTTTGAGCTCAACCTTGATGCTGGAAACACAGAGCTGGCAGCAGCCCATGCCGCTCACCCGGCGCTGGAGCTGTACCCTGTCATGTCTCCGCACCTGCAGGCATATCCGGAGCTCGCCGAGAGGCTCCGGCTGGCCCTGCTGGATGTCCCCAGTACCGCAGGCCCCGGGGCCGAAAGGGCTGATGCACAAGCGGCCGTGGATGCGGCGACAGCCCTGCTGGAAGAGGCCCGCCTGCTCGTTGCAGGAGGGGAGCTCTCCTCGGATGATGATTTCAAACTGGCGCTAACCGCCGGCCTTCTCGGGACGGCAGGGCACGAATACGGGGAGGCAGTCTCCGGCGGGGAGATAATCAACATGGTGGAGTTTCAGGATAGTTCTGCATTCGTGTGGAGGTCCCAGCAGATTCTAAAAAACCTGGACCTGCCTGATGGCGACCTTGAAAGGGTCATGGCACTCTACGCGGAGATCCAGGGCGGCTTTGACTCCCGCAGCGATCCCTCCCTGATGACCCCCAGGTTCGACGCCCTGGCCGCCGCGCTCGAATCCAACATGGATGCGGGGCCGACCGCCCGCGGTGACATAGCCCCACCTCTCAAGCAGCTAAACATGGGCGTTGATCCGGCGGACATACAATGCATAGATGGCCTGGGGCTGTTATTCTCCCCCTCGGGGCGCCCTGCCTGCATATCGGAGAAGACGGCGCCCATGCTTCAAAGTGAAGGCTGGACGAGCTGACCGGACTATATAGCGCTATATTACGGGCATAGAATACAGCCCAATTTCTGATAAGCTCTCCCGCCGAAGGCGCGCCGTGCGGCACAGCCGGCACCGTCCTGGCGGGCGGGCGATCAGCGACAGGCTCTTCCGCCTGGGCGCCACGATCGCGGGCGCCTACGTGCTGGCCGTAATACTCGTCATATTCCTCCAGCTCGGGATAGAGTCGGCGCCAATCTGGGAAAAAGAGGGCGCCGCCTTCATCTGGGGGACCGACTGGAACCCCGTAGAAGGCAGGGATTCATTTGGGGCTCTCCCGTATATCGTGGGCACGCTTCTGACAGCGGGAATAGCCATGGCGATTGGAGTCCCGCTGAGCATCGGCATCGCCATGCTGGTGATAATCGCGCCAGGCAAGATAGGGGCGCCCCTCGGATACCTGGTCGAGCTGATAGAGGCAGTACCTAGCGTCATATTCGGGCTCTGGGGGCTCTTTGTCTTCCGCGTATACTTGCGCGACTGGGTCGAAAAGCCTTTACACGATATGTTCGGCGATTCCATATTCCTATTCTCGGGCACGCCGTTTGGCCTCGACGTGCTGTCTGCCAGCCTGATTCTCGCCATAATGATAATACCGACCATATCTGCGGTCTCGCGCGAGGTGATGACCGCCGTGCCCCAGCAGCAAAAAGAAGCAGCATACATGCTCGGCTCCACCACCTGGGAGATGTTCCGCATGGCGGTATTTCCCTATTCCAAGGCGGGATTGATAGGCGCCTCTGTGCTCGGGCTTGGCCGGGCCGTCGGCGAGACCATGGCCGTCACCATGCTGATAGGAAACGCCACGGGCCTGCGGGCAATACCCGAATCGCTATTCGATCCGGCCCAGTCGATGGCCAGCATAATGGCAAACGAGTTCATCGAGGCGGATCTTGTATTCCATGTGCCCGCGCTAATAGGGGTGGCGCTTGTCCTCCTGCTGATATCCATGGCCATCAACGTGGGGGCGCACTTTCTCGTCTCCAGGATGCTCCACATAAGACAGGAGGCCGTAAACTCTTGAGCGATGCGGCACGCCGGGCCGAGATAAGGGCCATGTTCCAGTCCAACGTCCGCAAAAGGCTCGCCGTAAACAAGGCCATGACCCTTGTCATAATAGCATGCGCTGCAACTGCAATAACGCCGCTCCTCTGGATACTCGGCACGCTGTTCGTCGGGGGCGCGGGCGCGCTCAGCTGGGAGTTTCTGACCGCAGAGCCCGGCGCCGTGGGCACCGGCGTGCCCCTCGCCATAGGCCCCGCCATACAGGGAACGCTGATAATCATAGGCCTCTCGGGAATACTCGGCATACCCGTCGGGGTGATGGCAGGCGTATACCTGGCGGAGATTGGAAGGGGCCGCCTTGCAGCCCAGGTCCGCTTTTTCATGGACGTGTTCATGCAGGTGCCGTCGATAGTCCTTGGAATATTCGCCTTTCTTGCCATCGTTCTATTGGTGGGGGGCTTCTCCCTCTGGGCCGGCGCCTTTGCGCTCTCCCTGATAATGTTCCCGATAGTCGCCCGCTCGACAGAGGGCGCCATGAGGATGGTCCCGTGGTCGCTCCGGGAGGCTGGCACGGCGCTCGGCCTGCGCGGCTGGGTCGTGACCCTGCGAGTCGTGCTGCCCGCCGCAAAAAGGGGGATAATAACGGGCGTGCTGCTGTCCGTATCCCGCGTAGGAGGGGAGACTGCCCCGCTGATAATGACCATATTGGGTAGCAGCCAGTTCTTTGCCGGCCTGAGCGACCCCATGGATGCGCTCCCCCTCCGCATATGGCGCCTCTCTCTGCAGCCGTACGACGAGGCGCGGCTTGCCGGCTGGGGCGCCGCCCTTGTGCTTGTCCTTGTGATACTTGCCATCCACGTGGGCGTAAGGTACTGGTTTGTCCACCGTGGAAAAGGATTAATTGCCTCCCCCGGCAGGGCGGGTGCGTGAAGATGGCAGCAACCGCATCCACACTCCGGCCTGATACAAGCGCCGAGATTCCCGCCGGGCCTGCTGACGGGTACAAGATGATAGCCGAGAACGTAACAGTCCACTATGGGGACGTCTGCGCCGTCAGCGATGTATCCATAAAGTTCCACGAGCGGTCCGTCACTGCGCTGATCGGGCCCTCGGGGTGCGGCAAGACCACCTTTCTGCGCTGTTTAAACAGGATGCACGACATGACGGGCAGCGCGCGCGTCGAAGGCAGGGTCTCTATAGACGGGACCGACCTGTACGGCGGGGACGTCGACCCCATATACCACCGGAGAAAAGTCGGCATGGTATTCCAAAAGCCCAACCCGTTTCCGACAATGTCAATCTATGACAATGCAGTCGCCGGCGTAAGGCTCAACGGGGTCCGGGACAGGGGTATACTCGACGAGATTGCGCGCGACGCGCTAGAGATGGCGTATCTTTGGGACGAGGTAAAGGACTCCCTGAAGAGGCCGGCCATGGAGCTATCCGGCGGGCAGCAGCAGCGGCTCTGCATAGCGCGTGCCCTTGCCATACAGCCCGAGGTGCTGCTCATGGACGAGCCGGCATCCGCGCTCGACCCGATAGCGACCCAAAAGATAGAAGAGACCATAACGGAGCTCAAAAGGGAATACTGCATCATAATAATAACGCACAACATGCAGCAGGCTGTGCGCTGCTCGGATTATACGGGCTTTATGTACATGGGCAAGCTCATAGAATTTGGCAAGACTGGGCGCGTGTTCACGCAGCCGCGCAGCGAGCTTACCTCAAAGTACGTAAAGGGCCAGTTCGGATAGCTCACAGTTTATAGGATCCGCGGCCGGATATTTGTTCATGCGCGCTAAACGGTCGGCTGCATACCACAGAAAGGTCTCGAGGACCAGGAGGCAGCGGGGGTATGCATGGGAGGATGCAATAGTCAAGAGGTTCAACGGGGCCGAAGGCTGGCGCGCGTTCCGGCTCGGCTCGCCCAGCACCGGCCTGCCGGATGTTCTCGCTGTTGGACCCGCAGGCCTGTACGCGATAGAGGCCAAGTCGGGCACGGCCACCTCGCTTACAGTCCCCGCCGACCAGATAGAGAGGTGCCTCAGCTGGACCCGGGCGTTTGGCGCGTACCATGACAGGCGGGCGGTCCTGGCATTCAAGTTCCTCTCGAAAAAGCGCACGGGGACCGGCACCTATGAATCCCGCCGGCTCCGGGAGTACTTTGTGGTCTGGGACGGGAGCCCTGTCGACTGTATCTGCACGTACGACGGGGAGACCTACGCCCGCAGGGATGGGGAAAGAAGCAGAATACGCCTCGCCAGGTGCTCCCTGCCGTTTGCCACAAGGACTCCGGACGGCCCGCCCGTCAAAGGCGCCCGGGGATAGCGGCACTTGCAGGCGGCATTACCAAGTATGTTTTTAACACGCTATCCCGTACGCTGTGCGTGCCTGACGAGGAGAAATCCGGCAAGGACCGGCCAGAAAAGCCAGAGATTGACAGCCATCTCAAGGAGGAAAAGATCGACAAGTCGCTCGACGAGGTCTCCAATGTGATACACGACCTGCTAAGCGAGCCGGACCATCCGGATACCGACGAGCAGGTAGAACGCGTGCTCTCGGGGAACACCGGGGCGCCCCCCGAGCCAAAACCAAAAGGGCTCTCCCGCCTGGGCGGTCTCTTCAAGAGGCGCCGCTCCGACGAGGGGCCGCCGGAGCCCGCGGAGGAATTGCCGGAGCCTGCCGATGTGGTGCCCGGGGAGGATGGATCCGCCGGGAACCTGCCGGAGAAGGTGCTCAAATCGATACTCGAGCCGGTGGACGTGTACCCAAAGGATGGCGGCAAGTACGCGTTTGACGAGTTTGTAGACGAGCGGATCCTGGTCAGCAGGGACGCGTTTGGCAAAAAAGAGATGAAGATCAAGGTCCTGGAGGTATCCGACGAAAAGGCACCGACCCAGTGGAAGCTCGGCGACCGCGTAAAAATAGACAAGATACTGATTACAATAAAGCACCTCGAATCTCAGGAAATAGAAGAGGGCGAATTTGACATAAAGGCGATAGAAGAAGAGCTCATTGAAAAGCGGCACTATACCTCGACGAACCGGTGGGTTCCCGTCGACGAGATAAAAAACGGGTACGTTTCCGGCGCGCGCCACACCACACTGGTCAGCGATGCAGCCGCGCTTGACTATATCGCGTTCTGATCAAGGCCGCACGCCGCCCGTGATCATTCAAACAGCGACTGGAAGAACGCTATTATTGAATCGAAAAATCCAGGCTCTTCGGCGGGATCAGCCGCTGGCTCTGATTCGGGCGCGCGTTCCGGCTCTGATTCTGCCACGGGCTCCGGAACTGATTCTGCCACAGGCTCGATAACGGACTCGATAACGGGCTCTATGACGGATTCCACCTCGGGCTCTGGATCCATAACGGGCTCCGGATCCATCTCGGGCACAAGTGCCGCGGGCGCGGGCTCCTGGGGAACAGCCGCAGGCAGCAGGTCCACCGCATACACGTCGCTTGCATGCGAGGCCATCACTATCCCCTGGTTGTCGCGCAGCATTATGCTCAGCATGCCAGAGAACTCGCCTTCAAACTGCACCGTAAAGCTCTCGAGCGTGCCGGCGCCGGTTCCATAGTATGCGCCGTCCGGCGCTATAATGGATGCCGCGTCGCACACGTAAAACCATGCCGCCTCCTCCGGCCCGACGGGGCACGTCCTGTCAAGGAAGGAACCTATCCTGTTGTAGGCGATGGTCGATGAGCCGCCGTCCCCTGTCAGAATTACCTCCATGTCGAATATGCTCAGGCCTCCCTCCGGCGTCCTGTAGGGCGATATGGTCAGCGCCGATCCCGGCTCCGCCCTGATCCGCGTCCCATCCAGCTGGATGCTCTCCCCGCCTGCTGCAAAGTCAAAGCCTACCCCGTACCCGACATCCGATCCGCCGAGCGTGACGCTGCCTATGGCGCCGCCCCCTCCTCCGCCGCCGCCACCGCCGCCACCGCCCCTGCGCGGCAGGGGTGCGGGCGCCGGCCTTGGGACGTCGGGGACGATTATTCTGACGTCAGAGCTGCCAGATAGCGATAACGAGGAGCCTGGCGGAGGCAGTGTGAGGTCTGCTGCCGCCCCGTTGTCTGCTGCAAATATGGCGCCCCCGTTTAGGGCCAGCGCGCCTGTTCCAGTATATGCCAGGTCGTCTGAGGTATGGCCTGCGGCCACCGTATATCTGAAGAGTATCTCGGTACTGCCCGAGCCGGAGACGTACACTGCCGACGCACCCGTCTCTAACTCGAGGCTCGGCGCCCCCGTTACGTTGACCGGCTCGCTAAACGTGACGGTTATCGAGACCGTCCCGCCCTCGCTTTCCGTGGTGGATGCAGCCGAGACCGACAGCACCACCGGCCCCGTGCGGATTGCATCCATCAAGCCCGGCGTGTCATATGCGGATATCTCCCACATGCGGGTGATAGTAGCGCCGTCATCCACTTCTGGCGTGCTCTTTCCATTTGCGGTGTCTTCGAGCTCGGCCTTTGCGCCATCAAGCACTCCCGGCATGCTCCTCCCCATTCGCTCATGCATGCCCATCACATTGCGCGCGCCTTCGTCTGCAATACTGGGAGTATCAGCCGCCATTATATCCCCCATGTAGATGATTCTAGCGCCGTCAAGCACTTCCGGCATGCTCCTCCCCATTCGCTCATGCTTGCCCATCACATTGCGCGCGCCTTCGTCTGCAATACTGGGAGTATCATCCGCCGTTATAACCCCCATGTAGATGATTCTAGCGCCGTCAACCACGCCCGGCATGCTCTCTGCCATTCTTGTGTTTTCGGGCACGGCAGTCGCGCCGTCAACCACGCCGGGCTCGCTCTTGCCCGTCGCATTCTCCCTTGTGATGCCTGTTGCATTGTTCACGCCGCCGTCTATAATGCTCGGCGCATCAACGCCCGTTATCTCGCCCATGACCCCGCGCACGCCGTCATCTGTAATGCCCAGTGTGTCATTTGCCTTCAAGACCCTGATGTGGTCGGCCGCCGCGCCATCGCCCACGCCGGGCTCGCTCTTGCCTGTCGCATTCTCCCTTGTGATGCCTGTCGCATTGCGCACGCCGCCGTCTATAATGCTCGGCGCATCACCCGCCGTTATCTCGCCCATGAAAACGGCCCATATGCCATCGTTTACTGCCGGAGAGTCGCCTGTCTTCCTGTCGTGCGCGATTACCACCGAGTCCCTTGTGCCCGGCTCGTCTGAAACCTCTATTCCCTGGGCACCTTTTAGCGGGTAGGATGCAAGCGCGTACCTCGATATTGTATCTGGGATCCCGTCGACTGTAAACATGTTCAGCCCGTCATCAGAAAAGGCAAGCCCCAGCAGGGATCCCGCCATGGCAAAACCGCCTGTATACTCTGCCGTGGTCACATCAAAGGGCGTTCCCAGCGAGTGGGCGTATATGATATTGTGTTCGTCGCCCGATATGAACATGGACGTCCCGTCGTTGGAGAATGCTACCGACGTGGGCAGGCTCTCCCTTAAGGGCATGAGGCTGCTTGACGCCGTGTACGAGGGCTCCTCCAGCCTGTAGGAGCCGTTGGATGCGGCGGCAGACACGTTGTACGGCTCCTGCAGGATGAACTGGTATACCCTATCCGTGGACTCCTCGACGATAAAGAGCCTCGTCCCGTCGGCTGAAAACGCAATGCTCTCCGGCACAGAGCCGCCCACTGCCAGGATCTGTGTGTCGTCCAGCACCGAGGCGCTGATCGTCGCGCCTTCCACGTCGTACGGCGACTGCAGGCTGAACGTGTGCACGGCGGGGGGGTCAACGCCGGTGATGAACAAGGAGGTGCCGTCATCCGAGACGGCAAGGCCGCGCGGGTCGCCCTGGCCTTGTGCGCCCTGTTCTGTATCAAGCGACGTCCCGTTGTACTCTGCACCTGTGATCACGTACGGATCCTGCAGCGTGTACCCGTAGACACTGTTATTCCCGGTCCCGGAGACTAGCATCTGCAGCCCGTCGGGCGAGAAGACGACCCCGGTGGGGGTGCTATCTGCCACCGTTATCTCGGTGGGCACCGGGGGGAACACGTCGTACGGCGCGTCCAAGTCAAACC
Coding sequences within it:
- a CDS encoding ABC-type phosphate transport system, ATPase component (COG1117); translated protein: MAATASTLRPDTSAEIPAGPADGYKMIAENVTVHYGDVCAVSDVSIKFHERSVTALIGPSGCGKTTFLRCLNRMHDMTGSARVEGRVSIDGTDLYGGDVDPIYHRRKVGMVFQKPNPFPTMSIYDNAVAGVRLNGVRDRGILDEIARDALEMAYLWDEVKDSLKRPAMELSGGQQQRLCIARALAIQPEVLLMDEPASALDPIATQKIEETITELKREYCIIIITHNMQQAVRCSDYTGFMYMGKLIEFGKTGRVFTQPRSELTSKYVKGQFG
- a CDS encoding ABC-type phosphate transport system, permease component (COG0573) — its product is MRHSRHRPGGRAISDRLFRLGATIAGAYVLAVILVIFLQLGIESAPIWEKEGAAFIWGTDWNPVEGRDSFGALPYIVGTLLTAGIAMAIGVPLSIGIAMLVIIAPGKIGAPLGYLVELIEAVPSVIFGLWGLFVFRVYLRDWVEKPLHDMFGDSIFLFSGTPFGLDVLSASLILAIMIIPTISAVSREVMTAVPQQQKEAAYMLGSTTWEMFRMAVFPYSKAGLIGASVLGLGRAVGETMAVTMLIGNATGLRAIPESLFDPAQSMASIMANEFIEADLVFHVPALIGVALVLLLISMAINVGAHFLVSRMLHIRQEAVNS
- a CDS encoding ABC-type phosphate transport system, permease component (COG0581), with amino-acid sequence MFQSNVRKRLAVNKAMTLVIIACAATAITPLLWILGTLFVGGAGALSWEFLTAEPGAVGTGVPLAIGPAIQGTLIIIGLSGILGIPVGVMAGVYLAEIGRGRLAAQVRFFMDVFMQVPSIVLGIFAFLAIVLLVGGFSLWAGAFALSLIMFPIVARSTEGAMRMVPWSLREAGTALGLRGWVVTLRVVLPAAKRGIITGVLLSVSRVGGETAPLIMTILGSSQFFAGLSDPMDALPLRIWRLSLQPYDEARLAGWGAALVLVLVILAIHVGVRYWFVHRGKGLIASPGRAGA